The proteins below come from a single Afipia felis ATCC 53690 genomic window:
- a CDS encoding GFA family protein: MPETYSGGCQCGAVRYEVQLDLNGVMACNCSRCGRLGSLLAFAPATSFTLLKGKDATTEYTFNKHAIHHLFCSTCGIQSFARGTAPDGREMAAINVRCLDDVDIDALPVQKVDGRSY, translated from the coding sequence ATGCCCGAGACCTACAGCGGCGGATGCCAGTGCGGCGCCGTGCGATATGAAGTGCAACTCGACCTCAACGGCGTGATGGCCTGCAACTGCTCGCGCTGCGGGCGGCTCGGATCGCTGCTCGCCTTTGCGCCCGCTACCTCCTTCACCCTCCTGAAGGGCAAGGATGCGACGACGGAATACACGTTCAACAAGCACGCTATCCATCATCTGTTCTGTTCGACATGCGGAATCCAGTCCTTCGCACGCGGAACGGCGCCGGACGGCCGGGAGATGGCGGCAATCAATGTGCGCTGCCTGGATGACGTCGATATCGACGCCCTGCCCGTGCAGAAGGTCGACGGCCGCAGTTACTGA
- the bhcR gene encoding HTH-type transcriptional regulator BhcR has product MSTADHRKRGRPRNFNPAKAGSIQALDRGLALLRLISEADGLTLTDLAQRSGLAPSTVHRLLFTLEAHRFAMHDEERGLWLIGVDAFKTGMTFLRNRRLAGMGREVMRQLMEQTGETINLGIEDNGEVVFISQIESHNTLRAFFRAGSRSLMHASGVGKALLAGLPEARVKQILYAKGLQRFTDKTRVDPAELFAELTESRERGWAIDDEERTPGMRCIAAPIYNELGETIAAVSISGPTVRLTTQRLGEFGPLVMRAADQITSSIGGVLPQRA; this is encoded by the coding sequence ATGAGCACGGCAGATCACCGCAAGCGCGGGCGGCCGCGAAACTTCAATCCCGCAAAGGCTGGATCGATCCAGGCGCTGGACCGTGGACTTGCGCTGCTACGGCTGATTTCGGAGGCCGACGGCCTAACGCTGACCGATCTGGCGCAGCGCTCGGGCCTCGCCCCTTCCACCGTGCACCGCCTGCTGTTCACGCTCGAGGCGCACCGCTTTGCGATGCATGACGAGGAGCGTGGGCTCTGGCTGATCGGCGTCGACGCCTTCAAGACCGGCATGACATTCCTGCGCAACCGCCGCCTCGCCGGCATGGGTCGCGAGGTGATGCGCCAGTTGATGGAGCAGACCGGCGAGACCATCAATCTCGGCATCGAGGACAATGGCGAGGTGGTCTTTATCTCGCAGATCGAGAGCCATAACACGCTGCGCGCCTTCTTCCGCGCCGGCTCGCGCAGCCTGATGCACGCCTCCGGCGTCGGCAAGGCCCTGCTCGCGGGCCTGCCCGAAGCACGCGTGAAGCAGATTCTCTACGCGAAGGGTCTGCAACGCTTTACCGATAAGACCCGCGTCGATCCCGCGGAGTTGTTCGCCGAACTCACCGAGAGCCGTGAACGCGGCTGGGCGATTGACGATGAGGAGCGCACGCCCGGCATGCGCTGCATCGCAGCCCCCATCTATAACGAACTGGGTGAAACTATCGCCGCGGTGTCGATCTCGGGCCCCACGGTGCGGCTGACCACGCAGCGCCTTGGTGAATTCGGCCCGCTGGTGATGCGTGCGGCCGACCAGATCACGTCGTCGATCGGCGGGGTCCTGCCGCAGCGCGCTTGA
- the hyi gene encoding hydroxypyruvate isomerase, producing MPRFAANLTMLFNEMPFMERFAAAAKAGFKGVEYLFPYDFPAEELAKQLSTHGLTQVLHNLPAGDWGKGERGIAIFPDRVDEFNAGVTKAISYAKALKCTQLNCLVGILPQGADAKKHHDTLISNLKFAASALKNEGIKLLIEPINTRDIPGFFLTHTKQALDIIAEVGSDNLYDQYDIYHMQIMEGDLARTIEANLPKIAHIQLADNPGRNEPGTGEINYPFLYEFIDKIGYKGWIGAEYKPKTDTVAGLGWLPK from the coding sequence TTGCCGCGCTTTGCAGCCAATCTCACGATGTTGTTCAACGAAATGCCGTTCATGGAGCGCTTCGCCGCCGCGGCGAAGGCCGGCTTCAAGGGCGTTGAATATCTGTTTCCCTACGATTTCCCGGCTGAGGAACTGGCCAAGCAGCTTTCGACGCACGGTCTGACGCAGGTCCTTCACAATCTGCCCGCGGGCGATTGGGGGAAGGGCGAGCGCGGCATCGCGATCTTCCCGGACCGCGTTGACGAGTTCAACGCCGGCGTCACCAAGGCGATCAGCTACGCCAAGGCGCTGAAGTGCACGCAGCTCAATTGTCTCGTTGGCATTCTGCCGCAGGGTGCCGATGCGAAGAAGCATCACGACACGCTGATCTCGAACCTGAAGTTCGCAGCCTCCGCGCTCAAGAACGAGGGTATCAAGCTGCTGATCGAGCCGATCAACACCCGCGACATTCCGGGCTTCTTCCTGACCCACACCAAGCAGGCGCTGGACATCATCGCCGAGGTCGGTTCGGACAACCTCTACGACCAGTACGATATTTATCACATGCAGATCATGGAGGGCGACCTGGCCCGCACGATCGAGGCTAACTTGCCCAAGATCGCGCACATCCAGCTTGCGGACAATCCGGGCCGCAACGAGCCGGGCACGGGCGAGATCAACTATCCCTTCCTGTACGAGTTCATCGACAAGATCGGCTACAAAGGCTGGATCGGTGCCGAGTACAAGCCTAAGACCGATACGGTCGCAGGGCTTGGCTGGTTGCCGAAGTAA
- the gcl gene encoding glyoxylate carboligase, whose protein sequence is MARMRAIDAAVAVLEKEGIVQAFGVPGAAINPLYSALKKRGSIKHVLARHVEGASHMAEGYTRTKPGNIGICIGTSGPAGTDMITGLYSASADSIPILCITGQAPRARLYKEDFQAVDIESIAKPVTKWAVTVREPALVPRVFQQAFHIMRSGRPGPVLIDLPIDVQMAEIEFDEDTYAPLPVYKPSATRKQVEKALEMLNAAEKPLIVAGGGIIGAGASDLLVQFAETLNVPVIPTLMGWGSIPDDHVLMAGMVGLQTSHRYGNATMLESDFVLGIGNRWANRHTGSIETYTKGRKFVHVDIEPTQIGRVFNPDLGIVSDAKAALELFVQVAKEWKKAGKLKERQAWPAACQDRKRTMLRKSHYDNVPIKPQRVYEEMSKAFGRDTCYVSVIGLSQIAGGQFLGVYKPNHWINAGQAGPLGWTLPAALGVRAADPDREIVALSGDYDFQFLIEELAVGAQFKLPYIHVLVNNSYLGLIRQAQRGFDMDYEVQLSFNNVNTPEIGEYGVDHVKVAEGLGCKAIRVTDPKNAQAAFTQARKWMKEFSVPVVVEFILERVTNISMGTEIDNVVEFEEVLDLPLDEVPAGKGNPRKLQPV, encoded by the coding sequence ATGGCCCGTATGAGAGCTATCGACGCCGCTGTCGCCGTTCTGGAGAAGGAAGGCATCGTTCAGGCGTTCGGCGTTCCCGGCGCTGCGATCAATCCGCTTTATTCGGCGTTGAAGAAGCGCGGTTCGATCAAGCATGTGCTGGCTCGCCACGTCGAAGGCGCTTCCCACATGGCCGAGGGCTATACCCGCACCAAGCCCGGCAACATCGGCATCTGCATCGGCACCTCGGGTCCCGCCGGCACCGATATGATCACCGGCCTCTATTCGGCGAGCGCGGATTCGATTCCGATCCTATGCATTACCGGGCAGGCGCCGCGTGCGCGCCTCTACAAGGAAGATTTCCAGGCCGTCGATATCGAGTCGATCGCCAAGCCGGTCACCAAGTGGGCGGTGACGGTGCGCGAGCCCGCGCTCGTGCCGCGCGTATTCCAGCAGGCGTTCCACATCATGCGCTCGGGCCGTCCTGGTCCGGTGCTGATCGATCTGCCGATCGATGTGCAGATGGCCGAGATCGAGTTCGACGAGGACACCTACGCGCCGCTGCCGGTCTACAAGCCATCGGCGACCCGCAAGCAGGTCGAGAAGGCGCTTGAGATGCTCAACGCCGCCGAGAAGCCGCTGATCGTCGCCGGTGGCGGCATCATTGGCGCCGGTGCGTCCGATCTTCTGGTGCAGTTCGCGGAGACGCTGAACGTGCCGGTAATCCCGACGCTGATGGGGTGGGGCTCCATTCCCGACGACCACGTGCTGATGGCAGGCATGGTCGGTCTGCAGACCAGCCACCGCTACGGCAACGCGACCATGCTCGAATCCGATTTCGTGCTTGGCATCGGCAATCGCTGGGCCAATCGCCACACCGGTTCGATCGAGACCTATACCAAGGGCCGCAAGTTCGTTCACGTCGACATCGAGCCGACACAGATCGGGCGCGTGTTCAACCCCGATCTCGGCATCGTCTCCGACGCCAAGGCGGCTCTCGAACTGTTCGTGCAGGTCGCGAAGGAATGGAAGAAGGCCGGCAAGCTCAAGGAGCGTCAGGCCTGGCCAGCGGCGTGTCAGGATCGCAAGCGCACCATGCTGCGCAAGAGCCATTACGACAACGTGCCGATCAAGCCGCAGCGCGTCTACGAGGAGATGAGCAAGGCGTTCGGTCGCGACACCTGCTACGTCAGCGTCATCGGTCTGTCGCAGATCGCGGGTGGCCAATTCCTCGGCGTCTACAAGCCGAACCACTGGATCAACGCCGGTCAGGCGGGTCCGCTCGGCTGGACGCTGCCCGCGGCGCTCGGCGTGCGCGCGGCCGATCCGGATCGCGAAATCGTCGCGTTGTCGGGTGATTACGACTTCCAGTTCCTGATTGAGGAGCTTGCAGTCGGCGCGCAGTTCAAACTGCCTTACATCCACGTTCTCGTGAACAACTCCTATCTCGGGCTGATCCGTCAGGCGCAGCGCGGCTTCGACATGGATTACGAGGTCCAGCTCTCGTTCAACAACGTCAATACGCCGGAGATCGGCGAATACGGCGTCGACCATGTCAAGGTCGCGGAAGGCCTCGGCTGCAAGGCGATCCGTGTGACCGACCCGAAGAATGCGCAGGCTGCCTTCACGCAGGCGCGCAAGTGGATGAAGGAATTCAGCGTGCCGGTGGTCGTCGAGTTCATTCTCGAACGTGTGACCAACATCTCCATGGGCACCGAGATCGACAATGTCGTCGAGTTCGAGGAGGTCCTCGACCTTCCGCTTGACGAAGTGCCGGCAGGTAAGGGTAATCCTCGCAAGCTGCAGCCCGTCTAG
- the sucD gene encoding succinate--CoA ligase subunit alpha yields the protein MAILVNKETKVLCQGMTGWAGTHHTARMMEYGTDVVAGVTPGKGGRTHLELPIYDTVAKAKAETGANASMIFVPPANAASAMIEAIEAEIPLIVAVTERVPALDMVRVRQALDGSRTRLVGPNSQGILAPEICMIGVMATGSERPGNVGIVSRSASLTSEVVAQISAEGLGQSTTVGVGGDPIHGVSMLQCVELFLEDPETKGIVLIGEIGGTEEQEVAEYLQGRKASKPIVALIAGQYAPPERRMGHSGTLTMYGRGDASSKIAALERAGVQVAPSSHLVGATIRQAL from the coding sequence GTGGCCATCCTCGTCAACAAAGAGACCAAGGTGCTGTGCCAGGGCATGACCGGCTGGGCGGGCACTCACCACACTGCGCGCATGATGGAATACGGCACCGATGTTGTCGCGGGCGTGACGCCGGGCAAGGGCGGCCGCACGCATCTCGAACTACCGATCTACGACACCGTCGCCAAGGCGAAGGCCGAGACTGGCGCCAATGCCAGCATGATCTTCGTGCCGCCGGCGAACGCGGCCAGCGCGATGATCGAGGCAATCGAGGCCGAGATTCCGCTGATCGTGGCGGTTACCGAGCGTGTCCCGGCGCTCGACATGGTGCGGGTGCGTCAGGCACTCGATGGCTCGAGAACGCGTCTCGTTGGCCCCAATTCGCAGGGCATTCTCGCGCCGGAAATCTGCATGATCGGCGTGATGGCGACCGGCAGCGAACGGCCGGGGAACGTCGGCATCGTTTCTCGCTCGGCCTCGCTCACGAGCGAGGTGGTGGCGCAGATTTCGGCGGAAGGCCTCGGACAGTCGACCACGGTCGGCGTCGGCGGCGATCCGATTCACGGCGTCAGCATGCTTCAATGCGTCGAGCTGTTTCTTGAGGACCCCGAAACCAAGGGGATCGTGCTGATCGGCGAGATCGGCGGCACCGAGGAGCAGGAGGTCGCCGAATATCTGCAGGGCCGCAAGGCCTCGAAGCCGATCGTGGCGCTGATTGCCGGCCAGTACGCGCCGCCTGAGCGGCGCATGGGCCATTCCGGCACGCTGACGATGTACGGTCGCGGCGACGCCAGCAGCAAGATCGCTGCGCTGGAGCGGGCAGGGGTGCAGGTCGCGCCAAGTTCGCATCTTGTCGGCGCGACGATTCGTCAGGCGTTGTAG
- the sucC gene encoding ADP-forming succinate--CoA ligase subunit beta gives MNLHEFQAKQILAGYGLPTPGGKVAITPDQAAAIFTELGATSAAVKAQVHAGGRAQAGGVKIVHSAAEAKSVAASLLGKKLVTAQTGPAGRVVRRIYIENAVDPVRELHVALLIDGSSGHLTLFGSARGGDDIEQRAARGELRLERLNLGDGSKRQADNVAAFATRIRIDAGSLAAFEKIVDGLRRAFVELDASLIEINPLAILRDGSFQALDVKMVLEDNALFRHPELTALRDEDDIDHREVEAQRHQLNFVSMDGNIGVVANGAGLGLASVDLVCAAGGKPANFMDIRTTATSLDVAYGFGLLLDNPATRAIFLNVHGGGMQPCDTIAEGLGIAMRRTGRSLPVVARLAGNNAEFARSRFVNFGCPVIDCPDMWTAATKVVAIAQKGG, from the coding sequence GTGAATCTGCACGAGTTTCAGGCAAAACAAATTCTGGCGGGGTATGGCCTGCCGACGCCGGGCGGCAAGGTCGCCATCACGCCCGATCAGGCGGCGGCGATCTTCACCGAACTCGGCGCGACGTCTGCGGCCGTCAAGGCGCAGGTTCATGCCGGCGGCCGCGCGCAGGCGGGCGGCGTCAAGATCGTTCATTCGGCCGCGGAAGCCAAATCGGTCGCGGCCTCGCTTCTCGGCAAGAAACTCGTCACCGCCCAGACCGGCCCGGCCGGGCGTGTGGTCCGGCGCATTTACATCGAGAACGCCGTCGATCCGGTGCGCGAACTGCACGTCGCGCTTCTGATCGACGGGTCTTCCGGCCATCTCACGCTGTTCGGCAGCGCGCGGGGCGGGGACGATATCGAGCAACGCGCGGCGCGCGGCGAATTGCGTCTGGAGCGGCTCAACCTGGGCGATGGCTCCAAACGGCAGGCCGACAATGTTGCGGCATTCGCCACGCGCATCCGCATCGACGCCGGATCGCTGGCGGCTTTCGAGAAGATCGTCGACGGCCTGCGCCGCGCCTTCGTCGAACTCGACGCCAGCCTCATCGAGATCAATCCGCTCGCGATCCTGCGCGACGGCAGTTTCCAGGCTCTCGACGTCAAGATGGTGCTGGAAGACAACGCGCTGTTCCGCCACCCAGAACTCACCGCCTTGCGCGACGAGGACGACATCGACCACCGCGAGGTCGAGGCGCAGCGCCACCAGCTCAATTTCGTCAGCATGGACGGCAATATCGGCGTCGTCGCCAACGGCGCAGGCTTAGGGCTTGCGAGCGTCGATCTCGTCTGCGCGGCGGGTGGCAAGCCTGCGAACTTCATGGATATCCGCACCACGGCGACAAGTCTCGACGTGGCCTACGGCTTCGGTCTCCTGCTCGATAACCCCGCCACCCGCGCGATCTTCCTCAATGTGCATGGCGGCGGCATGCAGCCTTGCGACACCATCGCGGAAGGGCTCGGCATCGCCATGCGCCGCACCGGCCGCTCGCTGCCGGTGGTGGCGCGGCTCGCGGGCAACAACGCGGAATTCGCGCGCTCGCGTTTCGTCAATTTCGGTTGCCCGGTCATCGATTGCCCGGACATGTGGACGGCTGCGACCAAGGTCGTCGCCATTGCGCAGAAGGGAGGATGA
- the glxR gene encoding 2-hydroxy-3-oxopropionate reductase, which translates to MSKKLGFIGLGTMGAPMAGHLIAAGHEVHLYTIEGVPADLSKKGKVAKNAAEVAKNADIIIIMVPDTPHVESVLFGENGVAEHLGKGKIVVDMSSISPIETKKFAAKVEKLGARYLDAPVSGGEVGAKAASLTIMVGGHDDDFATVKPYFELMGKNITHVGANGDGQTTKVANQIIVALNIEAVAEALIFASKAGADPAKVRQALMGGFASSRILEVHGERMIKRTFDPGFRIELHQKDLNLALQGAKALGVALPNTAMAQELFNTCAANGGKAWDHSGMVKALELMANHAVAGKK; encoded by the coding sequence ATGTCAAAGAAACTGGGCTTCATCGGACTGGGCACGATGGGTGCGCCGATGGCCGGTCATCTGATCGCCGCCGGTCACGAGGTTCACCTTTACACTATCGAAGGCGTGCCGGCCGATCTTTCCAAGAAGGGCAAGGTTGCCAAGAACGCTGCCGAAGTCGCGAAGAACGCCGACATCATCATCATCATGGTGCCGGATACGCCGCACGTCGAATCCGTGCTGTTCGGAGAGAACGGCGTCGCCGAGCATCTCGGCAAGGGCAAGATCGTGGTCGACATGAGCTCGATCTCGCCGATCGAAACCAAGAAGTTCGCCGCGAAGGTCGAAAAGCTCGGCGCGCGCTATCTCGATGCGCCGGTCTCCGGCGGTGAGGTCGGTGCCAAGGCCGCGTCGCTCACCATCATGGTCGGCGGTCACGACGACGACTTCGCAACCGTGAAGCCGTATTTCGAGCTGATGGGCAAGAACATCACCCATGTCGGTGCGAACGGCGACGGTCAGACCACCAAGGTCGCGAACCAGATCATCGTCGCGCTCAACATCGAGGCGGTGGCGGAAGCTCTGATCTTTGCCTCGAAAGCGGGCGCCGATCCGGCCAAGGTGCGTCAGGCGCTGATGGGCGGCTTTGCGTCGTCGCGCATCCTCGAGGTGCATGGCGAGCGCATGATCAAGCGCACCTTCGATCCAGGCTTCCGCATCGAACTGCACCAGAAGGATCTCAACCTCGCGCTGCAGGGTGCCAAGGCGCTCGGCGTGGCGCTGCCGAACACCGCGATGGCGCAGGAATTGTTCAACACCTGTGCGGCCAATGGCGGCAAGGCGTGGGATCACTCGGGCATGGTGAAGGCGCTCGAGCTGATGGCCAACCACGCGGTCGCCGGCAAGAAGTAA